In one Cydia strobilella chromosome 25, ilCydStro3.1, whole genome shotgun sequence genomic region, the following are encoded:
- the LOC134752753 gene encoding 3-hydroxy-3-methylglutaryl-coenzyme A reductase: protein MKLWGAHGEFCARHQWEVIVATLALLACAASVERHGPGARSERCAGWARACPGLEAEYQAADAVIMTFVRCAALLYAYYQISNLHTIASKYLLIIAGVFSTFASFIFTSALASMFFSELAGIKDAPFLFLLVADVARGARMAKAGWCAGEDQGKRVGKALSLLGPTATLDTLLASLLVGVGALSGVPRLEHMCTFACLALLVDYLVFVTFYPACLSLVADFAASRGTISSDGDFSESDLKPNPVVQKVKMIMAAGLLCVHLTSRWTLTANKGNMEGPLNENSTPISQDNVLLHSYVKWFSVSADYIVIATLLCALIIKFIFFEEQRSWIIDMNDMVVKELVAKEETHKINRKPMFSVGDDTMAEASTQTDNIISAEESEWPTLSPSSSANKLNAKKRPMAECLEIYRSEGACTSLSDEEVVMLVEQSHIPLHRLEAVVGDPLRGVRLRRRVVGSRFQTDAAIKQLPYLNYDYSKVLNACCENVIGFVGVPVGYAGPLVVDGKPYMIPMATTEGALVASTNRGAKAIGARGVTSVVEDVGMTRAPAVRFPNVVRAHDCRQWIDNKENYALIKEAFDSTSRFARLQEVHIGVDGATLYLRFRATTGDAMGMNMVSKGAENALKVLKSYFTDMEVISLSGNYCSDKKAAAINWVKGRGKRVVCETTISAENLRTIFKTDARTLSRCNKIKNLSGSALAGSIGGNNAHAANMVTAIFIATGQDPAQNVTSSQCSTSMEVRGENSDDLYVTCTMPCLEVGTVGGGTVLTGQGACLEILGVKGAGVVPAENSARLASLICATVLAGELSLMAALVNSDLVKSHMRHNRSTLNVQTISNEVPVSNNLRVPRL, encoded by the coding sequence ATGAAGCTCTGGGGCGCCCACGGAGAGTTCTGCGCTCGCCACCAATGGGAGGTGATCGTCGCCACCCTGGCCCTACTGGCCTGCGCCGCCAGCGTGGAGAGGCACGGCCCCGGGGCCAGAAGCGAGCGCTGCGCCGGCTGGGCCCGCGCCTGCCCCGGCCTAGAAGCAGAATACCAAGCGGCAGACGCCGTCATCATGACCTTCGTACGATGTGCCGCCTTACTATACGCCTATTATCAGATCTCCAATCTACACACCATAGcttctaagtacctacttatcataGCCGGCGTGTTTTCTACGTTCGCTAGTTTCATCTTCACTTCGGCGCTTGCCAGCATGTTCTTTAGCGAGCTAGCCGGTATAAAAGACGCGCCGTTCCTGTTTTTATTAGTCGCTGATGTCGCTAGGGGTGCGAGGATGGCTAAAGCGGGCTGGTGTGCCGGTGAAGACCAGGGTAAAAGAGTGGGGAAGGCACTATCGCTGCTAGGACCCACTGCTACTCTAGACACTTTGCTAGCGAGTCTTCTAGTTGGAGTTGGGGCGTTATCAGGCGTTCCAAGATTAGAACATATGTGCACCTTCGCCTGTTTGGCTTTGCTGGTTGACTATCTGGTATTCGTGACCTTCTACCCAGCCTGCTTATCCTTAGTAGCTGATTTCGCGGCGAGCCGCGGCACGATTTCATCGGATGGAGATTTCTCAGAATCCGATCTAAAACCTAACCCTGTAGTCCAGAAAGTTAAAATGATCATGGCCGCTGGACTGCTCTGCGTGCATTTAACAAGCCGTTGGACGCTCACGGCTAATAAGGGGAATATGGAAGGACCTTTAAACGAGAACTCGACTCCGATTTCTCAGGACAACGTGTTGCTACACTCTTACGTCAAATGGTTCTCAGTCAGTGCCGATTACATAGTTATAGCGACATTGCTCTGCGCTCTGATCATTAAGTTCATATTCTTTGAAGAGCAGAGAAGTTGGATTATTGATATGAACGATATGGTAGTGAAGGAACTTGTAGCGAAAGAGGAAACGCATAAAATTAACAGGAAACCGATGTTCTCAGTCGGCGATGACACTATGGCTGAGGCATCCACGCAAACCGATAATATAATTAGCGCAGAAGAATCTGAATGGCCTACATTATCCCCTAGTTCCTCAGCAAATAAACTTAACGCCAAAAAGCGACCGATGGCAGAATGCTTAGAAATCTACAGATCTGAAGGCGCGTGCACGTCTCTCAGCGACGAAGAGGTAGTCATGCTGGTCGAACAATCACATATTCCTTTGCACAGACTTGAAGCAGTCGTTGGAGATCCCTTAAGAGGCGTGAGACTGCGTCGCAGAGTCGTTGGAAGTCGGTTCCAAACAGACGCAGCTATAAAACAACTGCCATATCTAAATTACGATTACAGCAAAGTCCTGAATGCTTGCTGCGAAAATGTGATAGGATTTGTGGGTGTGCCGGTCGGCTACGCTGGCCCTTTAGTAGTCGATGGAAAACCTTATATGATCCCGATGGCCACTACAGAAGGGGCTTTAGTCGCGTCGACCAACAGAGGCGCAAAAGCCATCGGAGCTAGAGGAGTCACAAGCGTTGTCGAAGATGTCGGGATGACCAGAGCGCCTGCTGTGAGGTTCCCGAATGTCGTTCGGGCTCACGACTGTAGGCAATGGATTGACAATAAAGAAAACTATGCATTGATCAAAGAAGCTTTTGATTCTACATCTCGTTTTGCAAGACTTCAAGAAGTCCATATAGGAGTCGACGGCGCCACGCTTTACTTAAGGTTCAGAGCGACTACAGGAGACGCTATGGGCATGAACATGGTCTCAAAAGGCGCTGAAAACGCCTTAAAAGTGCTCAAATCTTACTTCACTGACATGGAAGTTATCAGCTTATCTGGAAACTATTGTTCTGACAAAAAAGCTGCCGCGATCAACTGGGTGAAAGGCAGAGGGAAGCGCGTTGTGTGCGAAACTACTATATCTGCTGAGAATTTAAGGACGATATTCAAAACTGACGCTAGAACTCTTTCTAGATGTAACAAGATTAAGAATCTATCTGGATCTGCTTTGGCTGGATCTATAGGAGGTAACAACGCTCATGCCGCCAATATGGTGACTGCTATATTTATAGCAACAGGGCAAGATCCAGCGCAGAATGTAACTAGCAGCCAATGCTCTACAAGCATGGAAGTACGCGGGGAGAATAGTGATGACTTATACGTAACTTGTACTATGCCTTGTTTGGAAGTTGGCACAGTGGGGGGAGGTACAGTATTGACTGGACAGGGCGCTTGCCTTGAGATTCTAGGGGTTAAAGGGGCTGGGGTAGTTCCTGCTGAAAATTCTGCAAGACTTGCATCTTTAATTTGTGCTACAGTTTTGGCAGGGGAACTATCCCTTATGGCAGCTCTTGTTAACTCCGATCTGGTCAAATCACATATGAGACACAACAGATCCACTCTCaatgtccaaaccatctcaaatGAAGTCCCCGTGTCCAACAATCTTAGAGTCCCGAGGTTATAA
- the LOC134752600 gene encoding uncharacterized protein LOC134752600: MRPITATFTTLGIKIDIFKQRSALKDTAYYIKEDYPLYVLEKRRQLQEQVRAEREKGNYATIKYDKLVIHSNTNATSKNKRMLSLSPESNNSTQDENKRSQASKKNKTQAPIKRTSSLSEGVLKPGILNYLTSSKNSSKTPKQQHDDENTII, translated from the coding sequence ATGAGACCAATCACCGCTACGTTCACTACACTAGGtataaaaatagatattttcAAACAAAGAAGCGCTTTGAAGGATACTGCTTACTACATCAAAGAAGATTACCCATTGTACGTGTTGGAAAAAAGAAGACAACTACAAGAACAAGTACGAGCCGAAAGAGAGAAAGGCAACTAcgcaacaataaaatatgacaaacTTGTTATACACAGCAACACGAACGCTACtagtaaaaacaaaagaatgcTCTCATTATCCCCTGAAAGCAACAATTCGACACAGGACGAAAACAAACGATCGCAAGCTagcaagaaaaataaaacccaGGCGCCGATCAAAAGGACGTCAAGTTTATCGGAAGGAGTACTTAAACCTGGAATTTTGAACTACTTGACCAGCTCTAAAAATTCAAGTAAGACTCCGAAACAACAACACGACGACGAAAACACTATCATATAG
- the LOC134752601 gene encoding uncharacterized protein LOC134752601, with the protein MSNSPKSVTNIEVINNVEFPSDHRIVRATLSLKNVKKNRKHFKNSTKSLETEDEIKTFLSNLGKNIDAIPSSYKENVQSFYDAIENCIKNSLKIENTQQDEEHTYYFFSETTKLLIKRRSELLKTENKNNEQKKELSSLFKQTSKCIRKDFNLHKKKTIEVNLIQYRSAKRAFKQLHTHSDWIQTLNRGRNQAMTRKDVLSCATEFYRDLYATIIYDARTETETTETNTNEAIRIQEEEVLKHIKKLKHEKSPGPDGLRNESLKIGAPLLTKPLTCIFNMVLSTGQAPKQWYSSDIILLYKKGNPLDIANYRPISLLSTVYKLFTSIIQDKINPQIDSMQPVEQAGFRSGFSTMDHIHTMEQVMEKYSVSTYKP; encoded by the exons ATGTCAAACTCTCCGAAAAGTGTTACTAATATAGAAGTCATAAACAACGTAGAGTTTCCGTCAGACCACCGAATAGTAAGAGCAACATTATccctaaaaaatgtaaaaaagaacaGAAAACACTTTAAAAACTCAACAAAGTCACTGGAAACAGaagatgaaataaaaacattccTTTCTAATCTCGGAAAAAATATTGATGCCATACCGAGCAGCTATAAAGAAAATGTTCAGAGCTTTTACGACGCTATCGAGAACTGCATTAAAAATAGCTTAAAAATCGAAAACACGCAACAAGACGAAGAACACACCTACTACTTCTTCAGCGAAACTACAAAACTTCTGATTAAAAGACGTAGCGAACTTTTGAAAacggaaaataaaaataacgaacaGAAAAAAGAACTGTcgtctttattcaaacaaacaagtAAGTGTATACGAAAAGACTTTAACCTACACAAGAAAAAGACCATAGAGGTCAACTTAATCCAATACAGAAGCGCTAAACGAGCTTTTAAACAACTACACACGCACTCCGACTGGATTCAGACCCTCAATCGAGGACGGAACCAAGCTATGACGAGAAAGGATGTACTATCATGCGCTACGGAATTCTACAGAGACCTCTACGCTACCATAATCTACGACGCGAGAACAGAAACGGAGACCACTGAAACAAACACAAACGAGGCTATCAGAATACAGGAAGAAGAAGTCCTGAAACACATTAAAAAACTAAAGCACGAAAAAAGCCCTGGGCCGGATGGCTTAAGAAATGAGAGTCTCAAAATCGGAGCACCATTACTCACTAAACCACTGACGTGCATATTTAACATGGTCCTAAGCACAGGGCAAGCTCCTAAACAATGGTACAGCTCGGACATCAtactattatataaaaaagGAAATCCTTTAGACATAGCCAATTACCGCCCTATAAGTCTGCTGTCTACTGTGTACAAGCTATTCACCTCTATCATACAAGACAAAATCAATCCTCAAATAGACAGCATGCAACCAGTAGAACAAGCAGGATTTCGTTCCGGATTTTCGACCATGGACCACATCCATACTATGGAACAAGTTATGGAGAAATATA GTGTATCTACATACAAgccataa